Proteins from a single region of Nomascus leucogenys isolate Asia chromosome 2, Asia_NLE_v1, whole genome shotgun sequence:
- the C2H16orf95 gene encoding uncharacterized protein C16orf95 homolog, whose amino-acid sequence MRPLEQPQALLTGIRARGASGSAGWHSHSARRMAGKNSTFQTYKKEVCLPGNSMHPGPWAICCECQTRFGGRLPVSRVEAALPYWVPLSLRPGKQHPCWMHAPGATAGGSAVMSACCPSASSSRPPTRTSYRLPQCVCCPLAS is encoded by the exons ATGAGGCCACTGGAGCAGCCTCAGGCGCTGCTGACGGGGATCCGGGCGCGGGGGGCGTCGGGCTCTGCAGGTTGGCACTCACACTCAGCGCGCAGGATGGCAGGCAA GAATAGCACATTTCAAACCTACAAGAAAGAAGTGTGCCTCCCAGGTAATTCA ATGCACCCTGGCCCCTGGGCCATCTGCTGTGAGTGCCAGACCAGATTCGGGGGCCGCCTGCCTGTGTCCAGGGTGGAAGCAGCACTGCCTTACTGGGTCCCTCTGTCCCTGAGACCCGGAAAGCAG CACCCCTGCTGGATGCATGCTCCTGGCGCAACTGCTGGCGGATCTGCGGTGATGAGTGCCTGCTGCCCAAGTGCCAGCAGCTCCAGGCCCCCTACCAGGACCAGCTACCGGCTCCCCCAGTGCGTCTGCTGCCCCTTGGCCTCCTGA